One Chanodichthys erythropterus isolate Z2021 chromosome 10, ASM2448905v1, whole genome shotgun sequence DNA segment encodes these proteins:
- the LOC137027609 gene encoding uncharacterized protein isoform X2, which translates to MASEGEHDDPFQRILHQIGGKSNIHLISALSGPDGDTGVLQDFIADMFNNGDHEEITDCIGNRNGEIKIQTNVCSPDQSHADQFGQSSSTAADSCTKSEKLDPLKNKTVSSSRNIGGKQRAIKCSVIIFIFRHDYVCNKENYVCLREILKDVRARLKRNALPPALLGLIHTDCDQSESRESVELLDRSMRSVFISHPQQAIWTGRYVTKSPDLLQEIRCNACRAVKSSMSAGIFRKGHRGQADFNTNSLQQANPNTGEEGIPLQTQTTAQ; encoded by the exons ATGGCTTCGGAAGGCGAGCATGATGATCCATTCCAGAGAATTCTGCATCAAATCGGTGGGAAAAGTAACATTCATTTAATCAGCGCATTGAGTGGACCTGATGGAGACACCGGCGTTTTACAGGACTTTATCGCTGATATGTTTAATAATGGGGACCATGAAGAAATCACCGACTGCATTGGCAACCGTAACGGAGAAATCAAAATCCAAACAAATGTCTGCAGTCCTGACCAATCACACGCTGATCAATTCGGACAGAGTTCATCCACAGCTGCCGATAGCTGCACCAAGAGCGAGAAACTAGATCCACTCAAGAATAAAACCGTGAGTTCAAGCAGAAACATCGGCGGCAAGCAGAGAGCCATTAAATGCTCCGTGATCATATTCATCTTCAGACACGATTATGTGTGTAATAAAGAGAACTATGTGTGTTTGAGGGAGATCCTGAAGGACGTGAGAGCTCGCTTAAAGAGAAACGCACTTCCTCCGGCTCTGTTGGGACTCATTCACACTGACTGCGATCAATCGGAGAGCCGCGAGTCAGTGGAGTTACTGGATCGATCAATGCGATCAGTGTTTATCAGTCACCCCCAACAGGCCATATGGACCGGCCGGTACGTCACGAAGTCCCCGGATTTGTTGCAGGAGATCAGATGTAACGCCTGCCGGGCGGTGAAGTCTTCAATGTCTGCAG GAATATTCAGGAAGGGACACAGAGGACAGGCTGACTTCAACACCAACAGTTTGCAGCAAG CCAATCCAAATACAGGTGAAGAAGGAATTCCCTTGCAGACGCAGACTACGGCACAGTGA
- the LOC137027609 gene encoding uncharacterized protein C2orf72 isoform X1: protein MASEGEHDDPFQRILHQIGGKSNIHLISALSGPDGDTGVLQDFIADMFNNGDHEEITDCIGNRNGEIKIQTNVCSPDQSHADQFGQSSSTAADSCTKSEKLDPLKNKTVSSSRNIGGKQRAIKCSVIIFIFRHDYVCNKENYVCLREILKDVRARLKRNALPPALLGLIHTDCDQSESRESVELLDRSMRSVFISHPQQAIWTGRYVTKSPDLLQEIRCNACRAVKSSMSAESGTGSKSSLFWSLKCLPGIFRKGHRGQADFNTNSLQQANPNTGEEGIPLQTQTTAQ from the exons ATGGCTTCGGAAGGCGAGCATGATGATCCATTCCAGAGAATTCTGCATCAAATCGGTGGGAAAAGTAACATTCATTTAATCAGCGCATTGAGTGGACCTGATGGAGACACCGGCGTTTTACAGGACTTTATCGCTGATATGTTTAATAATGGGGACCATGAAGAAATCACCGACTGCATTGGCAACCGTAACGGAGAAATCAAAATCCAAACAAATGTCTGCAGTCCTGACCAATCACACGCTGATCAATTCGGACAGAGTTCATCCACAGCTGCCGATAGCTGCACCAAGAGCGAGAAACTAGATCCACTCAAGAATAAAACCGTGAGTTCAAGCAGAAACATCGGCGGCAAGCAGAGAGCCATTAAATGCTCCGTGATCATATTCATCTTCAGACACGATTATGTGTGTAATAAAGAGAACTATGTGTGTTTGAGGGAGATCCTGAAGGACGTGAGAGCTCGCTTAAAGAGAAACGCACTTCCTCCGGCTCTGTTGGGACTCATTCACACTGACTGCGATCAATCGGAGAGCCGCGAGTCAGTGGAGTTACTGGATCGATCAATGCGATCAGTGTTTATCAGTCACCCCCAACAGGCCATATGGACCGGCCGGTACGTCACGAAGTCCCCGGATTTGTTGCAGGAGATCAGATGTAACGCCTGCCGGGCGGTGAAGTCTTCAATGTCTGCAG AGAGTGGCACTGGCAGTAAAAGCAGTTTGTTTTGGTCCTTGAAATGTTTACCAGGAATATTCAGGAAGGGACACAGAGGACAGGCTGACTTCAACACCAACAGTTTGCAGCAAG CCAATCCAAATACAGGTGAAGAAGGAATTCCCTTGCAGACGCAGACTACGGCACAGTGA
- the LOC137027560 gene encoding mucin-2-like translates to MTLDNESAAQTTTEITTEVTSTTLLETYTTPFILDSTNSATTSEPTTIAESTLVVQTITTETTSTTQTETSTTPESTSESITVATTQSTTASPTTTQPQTTTETTSTTQTDISTTPASTSEPTTATQTTTVFQPTSPETTTQTETSTNSATTSEPTTATQTTTVIQPTSTETTTQTETSTNSANTSEPTTIAESTLVVQTTTTETTSTTQTDISTTPASTSEPTTAAQPTSTQTETSTISASSSEPTTIAESTLVVQTTTTETTSTTKTDISTTPASTSEPTTATQTTTVFQPTSTETTTQTETSTNSATTSEPTTIAESTLVVKTTTTETTSSIQTETSATPESTSESTTVATTQSTTSSPTTTRPQTTTETTSTTQTDISTTPASTSEPTIATQTTVIQPTSTETTSTTQTDISTTPASTSESTTAGQPTSTETTTQTETSTNSATTSEPTTIAESTLVVQTTTTETTSSIQTETSTTPESTSESTTVATTQSTTASPTTTQPQTTTETTSTTQTDISTTPASTSEPTTATQTTTVIQPTSTETTTQTETSTNSATTSEPTTIAESTPVVQTTTTETTSTTQTETSTTPESTSESTTVATTQSTTSSPTTTQPQTTTETTSTTQTETSTTPESTSESTTVATTQSTTSSPTTTQPQTTTETTSTTQTDISTTPASTSEPTTAGQPTSTQTTTQTETSTNSATTSEPTTIAESTLVVQTTTTETTSSIQTETSTTPESTSESTTVATTQSTTASPTTTQPQKTTETTSTTQTDISTTPASTSEPTTATQTTTVIQPTSTETTSTTQTETSTNSATTSEPTTIAESTLVFQTTTTETTSTTQTDISTTPASTSEPTTAGKPTSTQTTTQTETSTNSATTSEPTTIAESTPVVQTTTTETTSTIQTETSTTPESTSESTTMATTQSTTSSSTTTQPQTTTETTSTTQTDISTTPASTSEPTIATQTTTVIQSTSTESTSTTQTDISTTPASTSEPTTATQTTTVIQPTSTETTTQTETSTNSANTSEPITIAESTLVVQTTTTETTSTTQTETSTTPESTSESTTVATTQSTTASPTTTQPQTTTETTSTTQTDISTTPASTSEPTTAAQPTSTQTTTQTETSTISASSSEPTTIAESTLVVQTTTTETTSTTQTDISTTPASTSEPTTATQTTTVFQPTSTETTTQIETSTNSATTSEPTTIAESTLVVKTTTIETTSSIQTETSTTPESTSESTTVATTQSTTSSPTTTQPQTTTETTSTTQTDISTTPASTSEPTTAGQPTSTQTETSTNSATTSEPTTIAESTLVVQTTTTETTSTTQTETSTTPESTSESTTAGQPTSTETTTQTETSTNSATTSEPTTIAESTLVVQTTTTETTSSIQTETSTTPESTSESTTVATTQSTTSSPTTTQPQTTTETTSTTQTDISTTPASTSEPTTATQTTTVIQPTSTETTTQTETSTNSATTSEPTTIAESTPVVQTTTTETTSTTQTETSTTPESTSESTTVATTQSTTSSSTTTQPQTTTETTSTTQTDISTTPASTSEPTTATQTTTVIQPTSTETTSTIQTETSTTPASTSEPTTVATTQSTTSSPTTTRPQTTTETTSTTQTETSTTPASTSEPTTAGQPTSTQTTTQTETSTTPASTSEPTTIAESTLVVQTTTTETTSTTQTETSTTPESTSESTTVATTQSTTSSPTTTQPQTTTETTSTTQTDISTTPASTSEPTTAGQPTSTQTTTQTETSTNSATTSEPTTIAESTPVVQTTTTETTSTTQTETSTTPASTSEPTTAGQPTSTQTTTQTETSTTPASTSEPTTAGQPTSTQTTTQTETSTNSATTSEPTTIAESTLVVQTTTTETTSTTQTETSTTPESTSESTTVATTQSTTSSIYNNNNCTNFNINCANIYNTNNCINFNNNCTNFNINCANIYNSNNNCTNINNSNNCTNFDINCANIYHSVNNNCANIYNTNNCTNIYNSNNCTNINNSNNCTNFDINCANIYHSVNNCTNIYNTNNCTNFNINFANIYHSVNINCTNIYNTNNCTNFDIHCSNIICRFSSPK, encoded by the exons ATGACATTGGATAATGAGTCCG CTGcacaaacaacaacagaaatTACAACTGAAGTCACATCTACAACTCTTCTGGAAACATATACTACACCATTTATATTGGATTCAACTAATTCAGCAACTACATCTGAACCAACAACAATAGCTGAATCAACACTGGTAGTTCAAACAATAACAACTGAAACCACATCTACAACTCAAACAGAAACATCAACTACACCAGAATCTACATCTGAATCAATAACAGTGGCTACAACTCAATCAACAACTGCCTCGCCAACTACAACCCAACCACAAACAACAACTGAAACCACATCTACAACTCAAACAGACATATCAACTACACCAGCATCTACATCTgaaccaacaacagcaacacaaacaacaacagTATTTCAACCAACATCACCTGAAACCACAACTCAAACAGAAACATCAACTAATTCAGCAACTACATCTgaaccaacaacagcaacacaaacaacaacagTTATTCAACCAACATCAACTGAAACCACAACTCAAACAGAAACATCAACTAATTCAGCAAATACATCTGAACCAACAACAATAGCTGAATCAACACTGGTAgttcaaacaacaacaactgaaacCACATCTACAACTCAAACAGACATATCAACTACACCAGCATCTACATCtgaaccaacaacagcagcacaACCAACATCAACTCAAACAGAAACATCAACTATTTCAGCATCTTCATCTGAACCAACAACAATAGCTGAATCAACACTGGTAgttcaaacaacaacaactgaaacCACATCTACAACTAAAACAGACATATCAACTACACCAGCATCTACATCTgaaccaacaacagcaacacaaacaacaacagTATTTCAACCAACATCAACTGAAACCACAACTCAAACAGAAACATCTACTAATTCAGCAACTACATCTGAACCAACAACAATAGCTGAATCAACACTGGtagttaaaacaacaacaactgaaacCACATCTTCAATTCAAACAGAAACATCAGCTACACCAGAATCTACATCTGAATCAACAACAGTGGCTACAACTCAATCAACAACTTCCTCGCCAACTACAACCCGACCACAAACAACAACTGAAACCACATCTACAACTCAAACAGACATATCAACTACACCAGCATCTACATCTGAACCAACAATAGCAACACAAACAACAGTAATTCAACCAACATCAACTGAAACCACATCTACAACTCAAACAGACATATCAACTACACCAGCATCTACATCTGAATCAACAACAGCAGGACAACCAACATCAACTGAAACCACAACTCAAACAGAAACATCAACTAATTCAGCAACTACATCTGAACCAACAACAATAGCTGAATCAACACTGGTAgttcaaacaacaacaactgaaacCACATCTTCAATTCAAACAGAAACATCAACTACACCAGAATCTACATCTGAATCAACAACAGTGGCTACAACTCAATCAACAACTGCCTCGCCAACTACAACCCAACCACAAACAACAACTGAAACCACATCTACAACTCAAACAGACATATCAACTACACCAGCATCTACATCTgaaccaacaacagcaacacaaacaacaacagTAATTCAACCAACATCAACTGAAACCACAACTCAAACAGAAACATCAACTAATTCAGCAACTACATCTGAACCAACAACAATAGCTGAATCAACACCGGTAgttcaaacaacaacaactgaaacCACATCTACAACTCAAACAGAAACATCAACTACACCAGAATCTACATCTGAATCAACAACAGTGGCTACAACTCAATCAACAACTTCCTCGCCAACTACAACCCAACCACAAACAACAACTGAAACCACATCTACAACTCAAACAGAAACATCAACTACACCAGAATCTACATCTGAATCAACAACAGTGGCTACAACTCAATCAACAACTTCCTCGCCAACTACAACCCAACCACAAACAACAACTGAAACCACATCTACAACTCAAACAGACATATCAACTACACCAGCATCTACATCTGAACCAACAACAGCAGGACAACCAACATCAACTCAAACCACAACTCAAACAGAAACATCAACTAATTCAGCAACTACATCTGAACCAACAACAATAGCTGAATCAACACTGGTAgttcaaacaacaacaactgaaacCACATCTTCAATTCAAACAGAAACATCAACTACACCAGAATCTACATCTGAATCAACAACAGTGGCTACAACTCAATCAACAACTGCCTCGCCAACTACAACACAACCACAAAAAACAACTGAAACCACATCTACAACTCAAACAGACATATCAACTACACCAGCATCTACATCTgaaccaacaacagcaacacaaacaacaacagTAATTCAACCAACATCAACTGAAACCACATCTACAACTCAAACAGAAACATCAACTAATTCAGCAACTACATCTGAACCAACAACAATAGCTGAATCAACACTGGTAtttcaaacaacaacaactgaaacCACATCTACAACTCAAACAGACATATCAACTACACCAGCATCTACATCTGAACCAACAACAGCAGGAAAACCAACATCAACTCAAACCACAACTCAAACAGAAACATCAACTAATTCAGCAACTACATCTGAACCAACAACAATAGCTGAATCAACACCGGTAgttcaaacaacaacaactgaaacCACATCTACAATTCAAACAGAAACATCAACTACACCAGAATCTACATCTGAATCAACAACAATGGCTACAACTCAATCAACAACTTCCTCATCAACTACAACCCAACCACAAACAACAACTGAAACCACATCTACAACTCAAACAGACATATCAACTACACCAGCATCTACATCTGAACCAACAATAgcaacacaaacaacaacagTAATTCAATCAACATCAACTGAATCCACATCTACAACTCAAACAGACATATCAACTACACCAGCATCTACATCTgaaccaacaacagcaacacaaacaacaacagTAATTCAACCAACATCAACTGAAACCACAACTCAAACAGAAACATCAACTAATTCAGCAAATACATCTGAACCAATAACAATAGCTGAATCAACACTGGTAgttcaaacaacaacaactgaaacCACATCTACAACTCAAACAGAAACATCAACTACACCAGAATCTACATCTGAATCAACAACAGTGGCTACAACTCAATCAACAACTGCCTCGCCAACTACAACCCAACCACAAACAACAACTGAAACCACATCTACAACTCAAACAGACATATCAACTACACCAGCTTCTACATCtgaaccaacaacagcagcacaACCAACATCAACTCAAACCACAACTCAAACAGAAACATCAACTATTTCAGCATCTTCATCTGAACCAACAACAATAGCTGAATCAACACTGGTAgttcaaacaacaacaactgaaacCACATCTACAACTCAAACAGACATATCAACTACACCAGCATCTACATCTgaaccaacaacagcaacacaaacaacaacagTATTTCAACCAACATCAACTGAAACCACAACTCAAATAGAAACATCTACTAATTCAGCAACTACATCTGAACCAACAACAATAGCTGAATCAACACTGGtagttaaaacaacaacaattgaAACCACATCTTCAATTCAAACAGAAACATCAACTACACCAGAATCTACATCTGAATCAACAACAGTGGCTACAACTCAATCAACAACTTCCTCGCCAACTACAACCCAACCACAAACAACAACTGAAACCACATCTACAACTCAAACAGACATATCAACTACACCAGCATCTACATCTGAACCAACAACAGCAGGACAACCAACATCAACTCAAACAGAAACATCAACTAATTCAGCAACTACATCTGAACCAACAACAATAGCTGAATCAACACTGGTAgttcaaacaacaacaactgaaacCACATCTACAACTCAAACAGAAACATCAACTACACCAGAATCTACATCTGAATCAACAACAGCAGGACAACCAACATCAACTGAAACCACAACTCAAACAGAAACATCAACTAATTCAGCAACTACATCTGAACCAACAACAATAGCTGAATCAACACTGGTAgttcaaacaacaacaactgaaacCACATCTTCAATTCAAACAGAAACATCAACTACACCAGAATCTACATCTGAATCAACAACAGTGGCTACAACTCAATCAACAACTTCCTCGCCAACTACAACCCAACCACAAACAACAACTGAAACCACATCTACAACTCAAACAGACATATCAACTACACCAGCATCTACATCTgaaccaacaacagcaacacaaacaacaacagTAATTCAACCAACATCAACTGAAACCACAACTCAAACAGAAACATCAACTAATTCAGCAACTACATCTGAACCAACAACAATAGCTGAATCAACACCGGTAgttcaaacaacaacaactgaaacCACATCTACAACTCAAACAGAAACATCAACTACACCAGAATCTACATCTGAATCAACAACAGTGGCTACAACTCAATCAACAACTTCCTCATCAACTACAACCCAACCACAAACAACAACTGAAACCACATCTACAACTCAAACAGACATATCAACTACACCAGCATCTACATCTgaaccaacaacagcaacacaaacaacaacagTAATTCAACCAACATCAACTGAAACCACATCTACAATTCAAACAGAAACATCAACTACACCAGCATCTACATCTGAACCAACAACAGTGGCTACAACTCAATCAACAACTTCCTCGCCAACTACAACCCGACCACAAACAACAACTGAAACCACATCTACAACTCAAACAGAAACATCAACTACACCAGCATCTACATCTGAACCAACAACAGCAGGACAACCAACATCAACTCAAACCACAACTCAAACAGAAACATCAACTACACCAGCATCTACATCTGAACCAACAACAATAGCTGAATCAACACTGGTAgttcaaacaacaacaactgaaacCACATCTACAACTCAAACAGAAACATCAACTACACCAGAATCTACATCTGAATCAACAACAGTGGCTACAACTCAATCAACAACTTCCTCGCCAACTACAACCCAACCACAAACAACAACTGAAACCACATCTACAACTCAAACAGACATATCAACTACACCAGCATCTACATCTGAACCAACAACAGCAGGACAACCAACATCAACTCAAACCACAACTCAAACAGAAACATCAACTAATTCAGCAACTACATCTGAACCAACAACAATAGCTGAATCAACACCGGTAgttcaaacaacaacaactgaaacCACATCTACAACTCAAACAGAAACATCAACTACACCAGCATCTACATCTGAACCAACAACAGCAGGACAACCAACATCAACTCAAACCACAACTCAAACAGAAACATCAACTACACCAGCATCTACATCTGAACCAACAACAGCAGGACAACCAACATCAACTCAAACCACAACTCAAACAGAAACATCAACTAATTCAGCAACTACATCTGAACCAACAACAATAGCTGAATCAACACTGGTAgttcaaacaacaacaactgaaacCACATCTACAACTCAAACAGAAACATCAACTACACCAGAATCTACATCTGAATCAACAACAGTGGCTACAACTCAATCAACAACTTCCTC aatctacaacaacaacaactgcaCCAACTTCAACATCAACTGTGCTAACATCTACAACACAAACAACTGCATCAACTTCAACAACAACTGCACCAACTTCAACATCAACTGCGCTAACATCTACAACTCAAACAACAACTGCACCAACATCAACAACTCAAACAACTGCACTAACTTCGACATCAACTGCGCCAACATCTACCACTCAGTCAACAACAACTGCGCCAATATCTACAACACAAACAACTGCACTAACATCTACAACTCAAACAACTGCACCAACATCAACAACTCAAACAACTGCACTAACTTCGACATCAACTGCGCAAACATCTACCACTCAGTCAACAACTGCACCAATATCTACAACACAAACAACTGCACCAACTTCAACATCAACTTTGCCAACATCTACCACTCAGTCAACATCAACTGCACTAACATCTACAACACAAACAACTGCACTAACTTCGACATCCACTGCTCCAACATCATCTGCAGATTCTCCTCCCCAAAGtaa